The window ttttgattttcttcaatgtttcaatattattttcatatgatatttGTTACATTGTTGCTATTTACCCAACAATTGTGAAAACAGTAGCACTGGTCAATGAGGATGGTTGCTAAAGTTAAATCAACTATTCGaagttttaaaaaagatgtttacaAAATTTGGTTAAGTTTGTCACTGAAGAAGTTTATATTATACTAGAACAAATCAATTTATATGTTGAATAAGTGGATGGGCAATGAAGTAATCTACCAATAAAGACAGGCATATTTGTATCTCTCTCATTCCCTTAAGTTGCACGAGTCAACCAAACTCTACctcctttaaaaacaaatataggcTTGTACTATTCTTATACATATTTTTGGCATTAATAtgccatttttaaactttgaccccCATCTGGAAGGCCCCCCCCCcaatgtttcaataaaaatttcctgAAAGACAACCCCTCTAATTTTATGTGGGGAACCCAAATCAAGTCTCAAAACCAGGAGGGCAAATGGTCTGAATTCATCCAAACTGAACTGATAAATTACTtggcatcaatttttttaaattattacaggtTTCAAAgttgtaaacaaataattataaatttcatacatatctaaaaatcttttttttccaggAATGTCCAtccaaaattgtttaatacatgTCTACTGAAAGATTTcctataatttactaaaaatattttttatacaataaaattgaaaaactgtgcTATGGGGCAACTATGTAGATCGTAAAGTTATGATCAAATGTAAACATTCACGTGCTAGAGAATGAGTAGGAATCCGTGTTTGAGAAGATTAGTTTTCCTAACAAAAATTGCATACCTAATTTTAATTCTAGCATGACCAATTctaatattcataaatacaattaaaattattacttaattaattttctgaaaaaacttttctgagataagaaacaagtttttgttactaaaattaatagTAGTTGCTCTCATTAAAATCAACAGATTAGAAAAccaatagattataaaaatatctgttgaTTAGAAATTCTAATCTGTTTATTAGAAAATCAACTGattaaataacatattcaatCTATGTAGTGTTTACCCACTGCATACATGGTTAACAAAACCATTAGTGTTAATTCTACTGAAGAAGGTGCTGCTAATTAGTACTAACCTAAAAGGTCctttgaaaaaaattccactatTTTGAAATCGAGtcttttaatgtataataattattatacagttCTATAAAGTTTAATCATGCTGTTACAACATACACAGTATAAAAGAGCATATAACGTAGCCTACATGCAAACATGCGTAAAAGTGCtataacagataaaaatctaaaaagtaaaaacaatttgaccttaaaaagaaatgtttggttaaaaatattaaacttcaaaGTAATGAACATTCTGCtcattaagtaaaaatttgaacataACCTAACACCACTCTGGATAACTGAATATgagcaagatttttttattttaaatatagtaggAAATAtagtcattattaaaataatacaactatgTAAAAACGCTCGTACTTTTTCGATTTCCAGGCACGCTCATCACATCCTTGTAGTTTTAAACATTGCTCGTACTTACAAAGCATTAACACCTTATTTTATTTGCTACTACAACCACAGACAATGTATTCTAACGAAGAATGTAATATCAATTGAGTGATAGGTGAAAAATAGCCAGATCCTTCCAGGGAACGTCCATATATCTTTAGATGTAAAAGTACAATGTAAGTTCAATCAGGGTCAGGACTTTACAtctgtttatataaacaaaacatatttcaataCATTGAACAGTaaattcgttataaaaaaaactataactttCGTGTTTTCggcaaatacatataaaaataaataatagaaatcaaACCATCGAATTCCTTATTCGTTTCCACAAGCCCAATATAGCAATcgatttgaaaatgaatttttggcAAACTGCCTGAGCAAGGAATGGAGTTAGTATTGAAATATAAACatctgtttgaaatttaaatgtaattattataaaagttacttaaaatgtatgaatttaattgaaaagcATACTGACCATAGTGACAGATTTCTGCAAACCGaactattatcaaaatattctcAGCTGACTGACAGACTTTTGATTTCCAAATCgtaatttcttcttctttgttTGTTTCTGATATCAATCAGCTTTTggtgaattattataaataatagattaatgcTGAAATAAAACTctatactttttcttataattaatttattatttaattattaactacaaataattaaatgttattttgaaaatgaaaaatgtttgttattctcagcattaaaatattaaacaacataataaatgTCATCAGTATTCATACCGTTAaaggtaaaagtttaaaaaatacaaatttttgccaatttcagtattatttctttaatgatagTTTGTTCAACATTGtagtttctttcataaaaaaaaatacttgttatttaaaatttaattatttcatttttaaaataattaactttaaagttaatattacgCAATAAGTAATGAAtgatgtagtaatattttttttttttaacgcagcGATAGCCGCATTTTACTAAAGGCAGAGCTTACTTAAGGTGTCGTCATTACCGCGTCATCATGAAATATCGTCCAGCCTACTGTGCACTTCAAAAAGTCCTTTTGTGCAATAAAAATGGAGAGTGAATGACTTTTaaggttttctaatttttaatgtactgtaCTGTAATACTTAATTTATGTGATGGAGCAATACTCATCAGAAAGTAGTAGTGATGGTAGTGAAGATGGTATGATgaaaacacttgatttttcataCAAGTTTATGGATAGTTCAACTATGTATTCTAGTATTGAAAATTTAACTGACactgaagtaaaagaaaaaaggccAGAACACGTTTGTAACCTTAATATTCAACACAATTTATTGACAGAGATACcagaaaacatttcaaaattttgtaatttaagaaaaattgatatGAGTAATAATACTCTTTCAGATTTATCAGAAGTTATAACAAAATTGCCACTACAagaattaattgcaaaaaataataattttgaagaattttcatTACCAAAGACATTTGATAGATTAATAAgtacattacaaattttaaatttaagtggaAATCGTTTAAAAACTTTCCCGGATCAAATCTTTACTCTCACAAGGTTGAAATATCTATACCTAGGGcaaaaccaaataaaagaaattcccactcaaatttataaattagaaaggTAACCAAGAGTTTCTTTGATTATTATCAATacctataaacatttttattaaaaattaatgtttgtactatttatgaagtttattactatattaaagAGCAGAACTGTGTATTACCAGTATTATAAACAGTATAGTCTTTTGATACAGTGAATGTAACGTTAGTTCAATCATATTGGCAGCTTGTGCAAAAAGTTTTTGGTTTTAATTGGATCTTTCACTTATCTGTGTAATTTGTAtagctaaatttttattgtatacattaatagaaattttatttgaatttaaaaaaaatttaatgtaataaaattactcttaaaagaataatttaatgtttgtttcaatttatttgtagtaTGTTAATTACAGTAAGTTAATAtggaaattttaactttaaaggtTATTATCTCATAAATTTCATgacaaagtttttttgttttgtaaaaataaatttatttgttttatttaatatttattaataaaatagtgttttattttacCAGTTGAGCATGTgctaaattgtattataattaaatttaatttataaaagagctAATTTCTAATAATGCAGTATAGCAGTGTTTAAACATTATGGGTGAAGTTTTAATAACATTTGCaatcttaatataataaagtacttagtaaactaattattatgcagtatttgattttaattaaaaattctattaacatttttttaatgaatatatttaaaaaaagatatgaaaatattaaagatgtTGCAAAAGCATTCacaaataagtttataatttgaaatttttttgtttgtatgtttatcaattttacaactgaataaattatttttctttgttagacTGGAAATCCTGAGCCTAGGTGGAAATAATTTGTATGAGATTCCGAAGTCATTGTGTCAACTTCATGAGCTCCAAGCTCTAATACTTAGTGATAATGAACTGGAAAGCCTTCCTGCATGCATTGCTAATCTTAAGAAATTAAGAGCTCTTCAATTGCACCgaaataaactgaaaacattACCAACAGAAATTGTAACTCTTAAGTACCTCTCAGaggtaaataataatctttattacatcacatatttttaatacttaactatatccttcattaagttttttaagatatttgtCTGTTCCAATGgggtaattttttagtatttttagagGGAAATTAAAGAGCTTAGGTGAGTATTTTGTATTGAATTAACAAAGCTttaataccaatttttaaataaaaattatggcgattgtgtaaaatgaaaatatatttattggttattatCCATTTccaaattaaccaaaaaaatagtagagtataaaaaaaactgttttatcatCAGCAGGAAAATATacctatataattatatttcttgtattgttctgaataataattttggcTTGAATTAGTAATGAAAGTTTGTTAGGAAGTTATCATAGATAATCTCCCATGAATTTAActatttgtttgatttaattagTTTCTATAGTATAATCtggtttttaactattttaaattaacagtaacaatttataatttttttaaataagtttgtggATActatttaatatacttgaaaatacttttaccagtatagtaaaatgaaatatttttttctgtttccacAGTTGAGTCTGCGTGAAAATCCTTTGGTGATCAAATTTGTGAATGATATGATGTATGATCCTCCTACATTACAAGAAATATCTGCAAGAGTAATAAAGCTGTATAATGTTGTATATGATCCTCATGAATTACCAAAAAATCTTGTAGAATATTTATCTAGTGGTCATCATTGCCTTAATCCTAATTGTAAAGGTAAAGTACTAATTgcattaaattatctatatagTTCAAACATGTAACTTATTCAATTTCTacttcctataaaaaaaattttaagttagaaattttcatttataaacaataaattttaattgtgccAATCTGCAAGGGAGAATGATAGTGGCTCAGTATTTCATCtgtgaatcccagtcaggcttggaatattttatccaaaattttcatttcatagcCCCACAGCACAAGCTTTGAACTTATAAAATATgaacagattataaaatttttaattttcacacgTATGtcctttaatttttacgtaaGTCCTTTGCTTTTGACCTTTAATTTAGTAATACAGTACATTTAGCTGGAGATCATTTTACTTATATCAGcccttattattataattagcatAATTACTCTTAACAGCTTCTAATCCTACTGTTGAAATGGGAATACATCAACAATAATTAATTCCTGGAAGAACTGCAATAGAACttaagtttttcaattatttggtATCTACATCAGttaaaatgttcaatttgttTGGATTTAACATAAGACTATTTTTACTAGTCtaacagaatgttaaaaaattaaaactgattgtTGGTAAGGCAATAAATACAAGAgttttacttatgtatttttattgttaattagaaaaACTTGCACTGAAACCAgtgtaacagataaaaattataacttctaaGAAAGTTAAGAGCTCTTCAATTGCACCgaaataaactgaaaacattACCAACAGAAATTGTAACTCTTAAGTACCTCTCAGaggtaaataataatctttattacatcacatatttttaatacttaactatatccttcattaagttttttatgccttatgggctttaccagagatcATCTTCAGCAtctcggcaatgacatctttcagtcaagcctcagccaggatgccacggATGCAAATGACACAAGTGAAATTCCCATCAGTGTACTGCtaactaacataaactccaaacaaaactcatctagccaagtctcaaacaaaGCTGAATGATTTTCTAAGAACGAAGGAACTAAATTATACCTCctgaaaggtaaaaatgagttcgacacacaacaaatcttaaaatacaacacaaaaacactaacgaaacataataataacaaaaaataatgtaacataactaataaaaaacaaagacatctataaccaaacaaaaactgtacaatgaactacaaaaaaaaggacaaaatgataaatatttttttaccaataaaaatttatatgaaacactAACAATTTTTGTGCTGCACCATTATTTAGGAAAATTTTACTTCtgcacagttttttattttataaaatagtttaatacagTGAAAAATTCAGCATGAGTAAGTCAAGCATTGCTGTCatctttaatgaaatcattttcattattggaagtttcttttaacaaattcataaaataattttttttacaattcatctTTGTTTAAAAGGATAAATACTGTCACATCAGCATCATTAATCATAATTAACattagttgataaaaaaaaacttcaattcaCACATCATCACAATAGTTAAAAGAGCTTGCATTTTGGCTGAAGAAACTGCGGCATATTTCTGGCAAACAACAGCTGTCTATTGGATTGCATTTCTTCAATGAAAATGCCAATGAAACCAAAGAAGAATTTTTAGGCATTGTAGGCTTGAAGGACCTAATGCTGTGAGTATTGCCAAAACCATTGAAAATTTTGTGACAAACTTAAACCTAGATCGTGATAAGTGTATGGGGTTAGGCTTCAATGGATATTCTACTATGCCTGGGTAAGGAAGTACACAGGCAATCTAgagataaaagtacaaaaaaagccTACTATTGCTCTTCTTACAAGCTTAACCTTGTGAACGACCTAAATTTTATCCCAGAAATTCAAAACTGCATTGGAATTATCAAGGATCACATTTTTTCACGAGTCCATTGTACGATGCAAACTTATTGCTAGCATGCCTAAATTGTGTGACTAGATGGTCAGAGAAATATCTGACCATCTGTAATTTTTAGAATCACTTCGTTCATATTGTTAATGCATTAGAGACCTTAGCTGAAGAGGGAAATATAGCAGCAAGAAAAATTGCTTTTCAAATGAATGCAGTGGCATGTAGATCTTCATTTAGTATGTCAGTAGCGTTAGTTGCTAGGTATTCCACTAAACTGGAACCCATAGCAAATTCACTGCAACTGAAGACACTTGACATAGTCAAAGCCAACCAATACATTCAAACTATTCTTGACATGTTACAAGTTCATCGAGAAGATGCGGAGACCATTACAACTGCCATTTTAAAAGAAGCTGGCAACATCGCAATGTATTTAAATGTTGATATTACTGCCATTTGCATTGCTGGTCGACAGAAGCAAGGAAGCAATCATCTAGCCAAAATGCACAGAATCTTTGAGAAGGTGGATTCCATCAGTATCATCCCTTGATATTGGATTACAAAATTCTTTACTTGGATTCCATCATATCATCTTTAGAAGTCAGATTTTCTGCAGATAAATCCCCTGCATTTTCAGTGACAAATTTCCATTCAAGTAACATGACAGGTGTTTCATTGAAGAAATGGAGTGATGAAAGTACTTCATCTTGTACAACTTTCCACAATTTAGAAGGCATTGAAGGAGAAAGGAAATTGTGGTTCAAAATGTAGAATGAGGTACAAGAAATGTCAGACGTAATGAGGTTTAAAAAAAGAGCAAATCATTTTTCCCGACTGTTCGAAAGGCTCTGCTAATATTGCTTTCATAGCCCTACAAAAGTACTATTAAAACATCggcttaaaattattaaaatgtcaaaTTAAAACATGCCTAAGAACTACCACTGGTGAAAACAGGTTAAATGGGTTAGCTATGTTAACCATTCACCGACAATGGGTTTTCGCTAACAAGGAGCAATTAGTTGAAGTTATAGTTAGACAATTTGCATTTTATCCTCGCAAACTAttgttgcaaatttttttttaaataaatattttattcttttttttgttattgtgtattattgcATAGCACCCTCCCCTTATGGACTACCCTTCTCCCACAAAAGAAGGCAAATTCAGAAAGCTGTCCTCTCTTCTGTTTTGAGCCATTTTGATTTACACATTgaagtaaatgagaaaaaaaatgcatattcctttttattaaattacttctttGATCAAGAACTTGCAACAAATTAGTTACCAAAATGTTGTAACACTTGATCTATTATGAGATTACCCCAAACCATTAAAGTTGCTATCACTGATCATTGACTTAAGCTTTATGCATTTATCACCATGACGTTCAACATCTTTATACacctacatttataaaaaattaactttcaatgtTACAGCATCATAGGAAAGAGTgtcaaattttttaatccatgtttattaaattattgtatataaatgaatttatgaactgaaatgtgtgatttaaaaccaaaatattatttataagattgcTGTGAGTTgtaggttaaataattttaaatgtaacttttatttaaaaaaacttaacattattatttcaaacatattgaaatctgttattttatgttttatgtaatattaaataattgtttatttaatttgttaaacagCTTGAAAAAcatgaaactttaaaattattaaactttttaacaacttGCTTCCAAAATACTACAGTTTTTCTTTAGTGAAATCCTTTCAAACGTAATTAGTAACACACTTTCAATGGAGTTCCATTGtcatatgaaagaaaaatttctataatctTAAAGagagtgtttttatttaataattttaaaatttctaacaggtttgatacagaaaaaaattaaaatttgatttgttttttattgataactaattgctttatttaaaaactaattaacagATTTTCATTTGGTATTgttttaaagagagaaaaaagctTTAGCCTAATTAGATTATGCTTTCAAATAGTAATatagtactgatttttttttttgcattgaatGTTATGATTATAAGCCATTCAATTAACCaatatgtcaaaattttgtaatgtttatacCTTTAAATTTATATGACACATTCAAGAGTTCCAGAACCATCAGATTGGTTATTAGTCTATAATCATCTATTATAGTTTTGAATCCtgacttattatattattatctatttaattataattattgtttatatattttgttttaggtgtttattttgataatagagtGGAACATGTGAAATTTGTTGATTTCTGTGGTAAATATAGAGTTCCATTACTCCAATACCTCTGCTCATCAAAATGTATTGAAGATTCTGCAAGTGATGATTCCCATCAAGTAGTTGCAAGTAGTAGTAACAGCCACTTAATACGTAAGGTCCTtcttggttaaattttattttgtttgttataaaaatacatttaatgacatttttaatcatatatttcacGTCTGATTAATGATATATGgaataacaaacttttttaactAACTGACAACAACGCAATTAATTGTTATGTTATAGTCTTTGTTATATCATTCTTGTTTGTGATAacctatgaatttaaaaaataaataaatgctttttgtgttttgctttatttatttataatcctaCCCTTATTGCTGCATCTAAcattaacacaataaaatataacttgtcaactaatatcaataaaaaatttagttatgtaatataaaagtaaaattatgtacaatatatatatttactttcctGTTTAAATAGCAGCTGTAGCTATATAGATGGGAAAGTATGGCGATCAGTCAAAATTGGGCATGTCTGGTTTTCACCAAATCTTGCGGAATTGATCCCTAAGGACCCCAGAAAATCAAAAAAGGCATCAAAATTTCTGTgacaaaatgtgcgtacgtatgtatgtatgttggtgtGTAAATCTTATATCAAAAGAACTATTTGAccaattttcaccaaacttggccataatatttttatagcagGAAagttgatgctattaaattttcaattcaaaatgtCAGGGAGCGGGAGATACAGAGGGGAAACTAAATCTTCTCCAGTATGGAAGACTGAAACGTTTGTAGCGGGTGAAAGTTGGATAAGTTCCTTCAAGGTTGGCAAATCATTCGAGGTGAGGTTGAAACTTTAAGTAGAGGATAGTGTTATTACATTCCATGGGTAATGACGAAAAACTAGGTAGAAGTAAGTAGCCGGCGGAAAGCCTCGATGTTCGCCATCGGAAGGTCTATGTCCGCCGACTCGTATGTGCATAAACTCATATGGAAAAAGGTAGTTTTCCCTTCTCGATTGAAAATGACCGAATCGGTcaaatttcttaatgaatatcattGGGGTATACCCGCCAGTGTAAATACACCTTTTTTGCTTATGTCTAAGCCCAGTTTTAAAAGGGCGGACACCAAAACTGAAGATAATAGTTgaaaaagatgtataaaaaataaatatgagtaaCGAATAATACCGATTACAATGTAATCGGTAACACCATTacgcctttatttttttaattctagggTTAATCAAACAGTATTGTCaatagaaaagattattttactttttcacgaAGTTCGCCGATAAGAGCCCGCGGAAccggacggcacggcgaagtcagcaaactatgtttacagttataAACATGATCTAACCTAAAACTGAAgtgaaaatgtggaaaaaataaacacgaaagcattatatttcagttcaattagatttggaataaagaatactttcaaaaatacctcgaattttgttagacaactttttcTCTTCCATCTGATGAACCGTGGGACTCTGATATGTCACTGTATCCTCAAAAAGGTAGGTTtacaaatcgcgccgctaggtagcagtacttgataaggtagcgtacaaaaactttacaataaaactacttgaaacaataaaatataaaagacaatGTACTACAGctagttttaatagaaaatgctcttatgtaaatgaaagtactgaaaatgaaacattttatttaattcccatcactacactaaaaaaaaataaagtatcagtTAACTAGAGATTATAACTGCTAATAAAGCATGAACACTTGGATATGTgtcaacaaagatttgttacgtaaaacagaaataaattcgattggtaaaatttttattctacatttagaactatttgaactatctgatggtgaaataaaaaaaagttcatttaataataatataaaagtatatggttacgataaaaatcgagggttacacttccaaagtaataagtgcacttcac of the Lycorma delicatula isolate Av1 chromosome 10, ASM4794821v1, whole genome shotgun sequence genome contains:
- the LOC142331255 gene encoding leucine-rich repeat-containing protein 58; translation: MEQYSSESSSDGSEDGMMKTLDFSYKFMDSSTMYSSIENLTDTEVKEKRPEHVCNLNIQHNLLTEIPENISKFCNLRKIDMSNNTLSDLSEVITKLPLQELIAKNNNFEEFSLPKTFDRLISTLQILNLSGNRLKTFPDQIFTLTRLKYLYLGQNQIKEIPTQIYKLERLEILSLGGNNLYEIPKSLCQLHELQALILSDNELESLPACIANLKKLRALQLHRNKLKTLPTEIVTLKYLSELSLRENPLVIKFVNDMMYDPPTLQEISARVIKLYNVVYDPHELPKNLVEYLSSGHHCLNPNCKGVYFDNRVEHVKFVDFCGKYRVPLLQYLCSSKCIEDSASDDSHQVVASSSNSHLIRKVLLG